A genome region from Myroides fluvii includes the following:
- a CDS encoding phosphatidylserine decarboxylase family protein: MKLHREGKGPIAVASCVFLLCNGLAFVLISNSLWYIQGFVLVLTTVLLGLVFFFFRIPKRVLNIDDACIQAPCDGTVVVIEEVEPDEYFTEKRLQISVFMSVLNVHVNLNPIAGEVVYSCYHKGKNLVAWHPKSSTENERHSVVYQHANGKEVLAKQIAGALANRIVNYLTCGEVANQTEEMGFIKFGSRVDLLLPLDCVVKVQLGDKVQGGITTLAQWP, translated from the coding sequence ATGAAATTACATCGAGAAGGAAAAGGTCCTATTGCCGTTGCAAGTTGCGTTTTTTTATTGTGCAATGGATTAGCTTTTGTTTTAATTAGCAATAGCCTGTGGTATATACAAGGGTTTGTACTCGTATTGACTACCGTTTTATTGGGGTTAGTTTTCTTTTTCTTTCGCATACCCAAACGAGTGTTGAACATAGATGACGCTTGTATCCAAGCGCCTTGTGATGGTACCGTAGTGGTCATTGAAGAGGTAGAGCCTGATGAGTATTTTACCGAAAAACGCCTGCAGATATCCGTGTTTATGAGTGTGCTCAATGTACATGTCAATTTGAATCCCATTGCAGGTGAAGTGGTGTATAGCTGTTATCACAAAGGGAAAAATTTAGTGGCTTGGCATCCCAAATCCTCTACTGAAAATGAGAGACACAGCGTGGTTTATCAGCATGCAAATGGAAAAGAAGTATTGGCCAAGCAAATTGCAGGAGCTTTAGCTAACCGCATAGTAAACTATTTAACATGTGGAGAAGTAGCCAATCAAACAGAAGAAATGGGGTTTATAAAGTTTGGATCGCGTGTAGATTTGCTCTTGCCTTTGGATTGTGTCGTAAAGGTACAGCTTGGAGATAAAGTACAAGGTGGCATCACAACATTGGCTCAATGGCCATGA
- a CDS encoding LytR/AlgR family response regulator transcription factor, which produces MQLTTAKTPLPLKCLVIDDEPLARRAIVDFIAQVDFLIAQASCGSALEAQELMRKDNYDLLFLDINMPYLSGIDFLESINQPPMVIFTTAYSEHALEGYRLQIVDYLLKPITFKRFFQAALKAKEWHDLKHQNKEEIGLSDGSMYIKHEDSFVKIQWTSIRYIEGMQNYVKIHTADKNYIIHQTMIAIEDLLPKDHFFRIHKSYLINVNHMSSISGNKVLIHGVQLPIARLRKEALLNDIIYKNLLSK; this is translated from the coding sequence ATGCAATTAACCACAGCTAAAACGCCCCTTCCACTCAAATGTCTCGTCATAGACGATGAACCTTTAGCGCGAAGAGCCATCGTGGATTTCATCGCACAAGTGGATTTCTTAATCGCACAAGCTTCTTGTGGTTCTGCCCTTGAGGCACAAGAGTTAATGCGTAAAGACAACTATGATCTGCTCTTCTTGGATATTAATATGCCCTATCTCTCGGGAATTGATTTTTTAGAATCCATCAACCAACCGCCTATGGTTATTTTTACCACGGCCTATTCCGAACACGCCCTAGAGGGCTATCGCTTGCAGATTGTGGATTACCTACTCAAACCCATTACTTTTAAACGCTTCTTCCAAGCGGCCCTAAAAGCTAAAGAATGGCATGATCTCAAACATCAAAATAAAGAAGAAATAGGTCTATCTGATGGTTCGATGTACATCAAACACGAGGATAGTTTTGTCAAAATACAGTGGACCTCCATTCGCTACATTGAGGGAATGCAGAATTACGTGAAGATTCACACGGCAGATAAAAATTACATCATCCATCAAACCATGATTGCTATTGAGGATCTTCTGCCTAAGGATCACTTCTTTCGAATACACAAATCCTACTTAATTAACGTGAATCACATGAGTTCTATCTCAGGAAATAAAGTACTGATTCACGGGGTACAGCTGCCCATTGCCCGATTGCGCAAAGAAGCACTATTGAATGATATTATCTATAAAAACTTATTGAGTAAATAG
- the pdxR gene encoding MocR-like pyridoxine biosynthesis transcription factor PdxR — protein sequence MKRLWKLEIRLDPSSDQSLYLQIADAIIMAIQQGRLQKGDILPSTRTLAEMLKVNRNTLVKALSVLLDEEWLESVERKGIFIAQAIPQSKPIRRQSPMIGGTIAEVQPPLPLVFDNGYPDSKIVPVKELARAYRQIFNRNAKWQMMGYGDALGDKRFIQHIAHMLNHQRGMHVKEDCVCITRGGQMAIYLVAQCLLQKGDAILVENPGYQSAWHAFEHAGATLIPIPVDAEGICVATMRQQLQQNPSIKAVYLTPHHQFPTTVTLSLQRRLALVQLANEYNITVIEDDYDNEFHYTYRPVLPLCSYAELENYVYIGTLSKVVAPALRVGFLVTSHNSLIDKISQLRKIIDIQGDRIMEQAVLQLIEDGLIKKHIKKATSLYKEKRDFTQALIQQYLTDNVTFTIPDGGLAFWIKPNYAVDYALLIERLATKGVQLVNPNDYYRTPTAADGLRLSFGTLSMEELEKGVRLLGECLQEQLP from the coding sequence ATGAAAAGGCTTTGGAAATTAGAAATTCGCTTAGATCCTTCTTCTGATCAATCACTCTACTTGCAAATAGCAGATGCTATAATTATGGCTATTCAACAAGGGAGATTGCAAAAGGGAGATATTTTACCCAGTACACGTACTTTGGCGGAAATGCTAAAGGTCAATCGCAATACCCTTGTCAAGGCATTGAGTGTTCTATTGGATGAAGAGTGGTTAGAATCCGTCGAGCGAAAAGGTATTTTCATTGCCCAAGCCATTCCTCAATCCAAACCAATCAGGCGTCAATCTCCCATGATAGGCGGTACAATAGCAGAGGTACAACCACCCTTACCTCTTGTTTTTGACAATGGATATCCCGATAGTAAAATTGTACCTGTCAAAGAGTTAGCACGTGCCTATCGGCAAATTTTCAATCGCAATGCAAAATGGCAAATGATGGGCTATGGCGATGCTTTAGGAGATAAGCGATTCATTCAACACATTGCCCATATGCTCAACCACCAAAGGGGGATGCATGTCAAAGAGGATTGCGTCTGCATTACGCGTGGGGGGCAAATGGCGATCTATTTGGTAGCCCAATGTTTGCTTCAAAAAGGGGATGCTATATTAGTGGAAAACCCAGGCTATCAATCGGCTTGGCATGCCTTTGAACATGCTGGTGCCACGCTAATTCCCATTCCAGTAGATGCGGAGGGAATCTGCGTAGCCACGATGAGACAACAGCTCCAACAGAACCCATCCATTAAAGCGGTTTACCTTACGCCCCACCATCAATTTCCAACCACGGTAACACTTAGTTTACAGCGACGCTTAGCACTTGTTCAGCTCGCTAATGAATACAATATTACCGTCATTGAAGATGATTATGACAACGAATTCCATTATACCTACCGTCCTGTATTGCCTTTGTGCAGCTATGCAGAACTCGAAAACTACGTGTATATTGGCACGCTGAGCAAAGTTGTTGCACCAGCACTTCGCGTGGGTTTCTTGGTTACCAGTCACAACAGCTTAATTGACAAGATTAGCCAGCTGAGAAAAATTATTGATATTCAAGGAGATCGCATCATGGAACAAGCCGTCCTCCAATTAATTGAAGACGGCCTGATAAAGAAACATATTAAAAAAGCGACAAGTTTATATAAGGAGAAAAGAGATTTCACTCAGGCCTTGATTCAGCAGTACTTAACTGATAATGTAACCTTTACCATTCCAGATGGTGGGTTAGCCTTTTGGATAAAACCCAACTACGCCGTAGATTATGCACTTTTAATTGAGCGTTTAGCTACAAAAGGCGTGCAATTGGTTAATCCGAACGACTATTATCGTACGCCTACTGCTGCGGATGGATTGCGCTTGAGTTTTGGTACGCTTTCCATGGAAGAGTTGGAAAAAGGAGTACGTCTACTTGGGGAATGTCTACAAGAACAGCTACCGTAA
- a CDS encoding thioredoxin domain-containing protein, which yields MKQLTFYHAGCPVCVSAEQDLLNLIADYPIEIIHLGEEPAKVQEAERAGVQSVPALVLSNGNVLHINFGASIADLK from the coding sequence ATGAAACAACTAACTTTTTACCATGCGGGTTGTCCTGTTTGCGTCAGTGCTGAACAAGACCTTCTTAACTTAATTGCTGATTATCCCATCGAAATTATTCACTTGGGAGAAGAACCTGCAAAAGTACAGGAAGCAGAACGCGCAGGAGTGCAATCTGTACCTGCTTTAGTTTTATCCAATGGCAATGTATTGCACATCAACTTTGGAGCTTCTATTGCTGATCTAAAATAG
- a CDS encoding STM3941 family protein: MSKRVVFKLSKKDISCLILLLFVLITVGILFISYPSIFTSSVVRSELFIRIAGILISFFSIPLFIGYVLLLFEEDGLIVSNEGLINNTNLINIGQIAWKDITSIKTKKIKKHTLLLIFVKDESKYLKNKGLLKKINALGYKSSYGTSIVIETKHVLCTLEELKLTLRQHVSVE, encoded by the coding sequence ATGAGTAAACGTGTTGTATTTAAATTGAGTAAAAAAGATATTAGTTGTCTTATTTTGCTCTTGTTTGTGTTAATTACCGTAGGGATTTTATTTATATCATATCCTTCTATTTTTACTTCTTCTGTTGTTCGAAGTGAGCTTTTTATTCGAATAGCAGGAATCCTGATTAGTTTTTTTTCAATCCCTCTTTTTATTGGATACGTGCTGCTTTTATTTGAGGAGGATGGACTAATTGTGTCGAATGAAGGCCTGATTAATAACACGAATTTGATAAATATAGGTCAAATAGCATGGAAAGATATTACATCAATAAAGACTAAAAAAATTAAAAAACACACTTTGCTTTTAATTTTCGTAAAGGATGAAAGTAAATATTTGAAGAATAAAGGTTTATTGAAAAAAATCAATGCTTTAGGATATAAAAGTTCGTATGGAACGTCTATTGTTATAGAAACAAAGCATGTACTTTGTACGCTTGAAGAATTGAAGTTGACGCTGCGTCAACATGTTAGCGTTGAGTAG
- a CDS encoding restriction endonuclease, with translation MKENISFNQKNYQPSTINYQPSTINHQLSTINHQPSTINYQLSTINHQLSTINHQPSTINRSPFTVHR, from the coding sequence ATGAAAGAAAATATATCCTTCAATCAGAAAAATTATCAACCATCAACCATCAACTATCAACCATCAACTATCAACCATCAACTATCAACCATCAACCATCAACCATCAACCATCAACTATCAACTATCAACCATCAACCATCAACTATCAACTATCAACCATCAACCATCAACTATCAACCGTTCACCGTTCACCGTTCACCGTTAA
- a CDS encoding DUF1697 domain-containing protein — translation MQTFISLLRGINVSGKNTIKMEVLKQLASNLNFTQVQTYIQSGNLLFQSEELDEKHLSNRIQHAIKAELGLVVPVLTLSATTFESIVNQCPFTQAEEQAQLYISFFDSIPTTPNNAQILEKVTPEERLAFSDSAAYLVATQGYGRTKITNALFEQKLDLIATTRNYKTCIKLIELAHTMQ, via the coding sequence ATGCAAACCTTTATTTCTCTACTTCGAGGCATTAATGTAAGTGGTAAAAACACAATTAAAATGGAGGTTTTGAAACAGCTCGCCTCGAATTTAAACTTCACTCAAGTCCAAACCTATATTCAAAGTGGAAATCTCCTCTTTCAGTCCGAGGAGCTAGATGAGAAACACCTTTCCAATCGCATACAACATGCCATCAAAGCAGAACTAGGCCTAGTTGTACCAGTACTTACCCTATCTGCAACAACATTTGAATCGATCGTCAACCAATGCCCCTTTACACAAGCCGAAGAACAAGCACAACTGTACATTAGCTTTTTTGATTCAATACCAACGACTCCAAACAACGCTCAAATTCTCGAAAAAGTAACACCCGAAGAACGTTTGGCTTTTTCGGATTCCGCTGCTTATTTAGTCGCTACTCAAGGCTATGGCCGCACTAAAATAACCAATGCCCTTTTTGAACAAAAACTGGACCTTATTGCAACGACGCGCAACTACAAAACTTGCATCAAACTAATTGAACTAGCGCATACCATGCAATAG
- a CDS encoding DUF6268 family outer membrane beta-barrel protein: MKIRLVLVCCAFLLGMVTMWSQEKIRGEFKVDYVPFSNYVRPIDSVKTPSKTDFRRVEVNVEIPLSLTMDKRNKPRIWSIVAQGAYAQMEHKLYEEELFPTELLNAQVGLKHFRSISDSWSMLVMATVGVYTDMEVINSEAILAQGGVFFIKHFNDKVALGVGPVLTNSFGVPMVLPGIYFNWETQGDFYVHVAFPQGVELGYKVNEMTDVKLAADLQGMTAVIKKDDKNMLLGFQQIVAGLRPEFKLNEHLTLSLTAGSSLVRSFSYNERKIKNIFKEKKEADPRFTSTFYGAVKLRWAL; this comes from the coding sequence ATGAAGATACGTTTAGTTTTAGTTTGTTGTGCTTTCCTACTGGGGATGGTAACCATGTGGTCTCAAGAAAAAATAAGAGGAGAATTTAAGGTGGATTATGTGCCTTTTTCCAACTATGTAAGGCCAATAGATAGTGTAAAAACACCTTCAAAGACCGATTTTAGAAGGGTAGAGGTCAACGTGGAGATTCCGTTATCCTTAACGATGGATAAGCGAAATAAACCCCGTATTTGGTCTATTGTTGCTCAAGGAGCTTATGCACAAATGGAACATAAGTTGTATGAAGAAGAGCTGTTTCCGACTGAATTGTTGAATGCGCAGGTGGGGTTGAAACACTTTCGTTCGATTAGTGATTCCTGGTCGATGTTAGTTATGGCCACCGTTGGGGTATACACGGATATGGAGGTAATCAATAGCGAAGCTATTTTGGCCCAAGGAGGTGTTTTTTTTATTAAGCATTTCAATGATAAAGTAGCTTTAGGGGTTGGACCTGTGCTGACCAATAGTTTTGGAGTTCCCATGGTATTACCAGGAATTTATTTTAATTGGGAGACCCAGGGTGATTTTTACGTGCATGTAGCCTTCCCACAAGGGGTGGAATTGGGATATAAAGTCAACGAAATGACAGACGTAAAACTAGCAGCCGATTTGCAAGGGATGACCGCCGTAATTAAAAAAGACGACAAGAATATGTTGTTGGGGTTTCAACAAATTGTTGCGGGACTCCGACCGGAGTTTAAATTGAATGAGCACCTGACTTTATCTCTAACGGCAGGTAGTTCGCTTGTGCGTTCTTTTTCGTATAATGAGCGCAAAATCAAAAATATATTCAAAGAGAAAAAAGAGGCTGATCCGCGATTTACCAGTACGTTTTATGGCGCTGTTAAATTGCGCTGGGCCCTGTAG